TTGTGCCTCCCTCGTATTGTTCAAACTAACACTCTCCAATTTTCACTTTCAATAGAATTGTCACCATTAAATTTTATTCGCTATGTCCTGATTTTTCAAATATTCTTTCGGTTCAAATTATAAGAAAAACACAAGGGTTTTTAGCTGTACCCATGCATCATGGGACTGTCTTATTCCCCATCATAGAAAATAAATAGTTTTGTTAGACATGATATGTATTCTCCTTTTTTCAATTATCATAGAATAATCAAAAGCCATAATGCTAATCCTGTCAGTGTGATGAACAATGTTGGTATGGTTAGAATAATTCCGACCTTAAAATAGTAACCCCATGATATCTTGAAGCCTTTAAGTGATAAAACATGCAGCCATAATAACGTGGCAAGCGATCCTATTGGTGTAATCTTAGGACCCAAGTCAGATCCGATTACGTTAGCATAGATAAGAGCCTCTTTGATTGTACCTGTTGTTTGCACATCGGAAATCGCCAGGGCATCAATCATAACCGTAGGCATATTATTCATAATGGAAGATAATATTGCGGCAATAAACCCCATTCCTATAGTACCTGCATAAAGGCCCTGATCTGCAGTCCATTGTATCAAAGTCGCTAACACACTAGTTAACCCAGCGTTTTGCAATCCATAAACAACCACATACATACCAACTGAGAAGAATACAATTGCCCACGGTGCTCCCTTTACAACCACTGAAGTATGTACAGCTGGACTCCGCTTCGCCAATATAAGAAATAAAATGGCGATAATCCCTGCCACAATGGATACTGGAATACCAATAAATTCACTGCCAAAGTAACCAACAAGTAATGCAGCTAACACTGCCCAGGAAATCTTAAACATGGATTGATCCTTTATTGCCTCTACCGGTTCTTTCAACTGCGATAGATCATATTGTTTTGGAATACTTTTACGGAAGAACAAATACAAAACAAGAATACTTGCAGCTATAGAGAATAGATTCGGAATAATCATTCTTGAAACATATTCAACAAACCCTATTCCAAAGTAGTCTGCGGAAACAATATTTACTAGATTACTAACTACTAATGGGAGTGATGACGTATCGGCTATAAATCCACTTGCCATTATAAAAGGCAGAATCATTGTTTCTTTAAAGTTTAGATTTCTTACCATTGCAAGTACGATAGGTGTTAAGATAAGTGCTGCCCCGTCATTTGCAAAGAATGCTGCTACAATAGAACCAAGGAAAATAATATATATAAACATTCTAATGCCATTACCTTTTGCAATCCGGGCCATATGTAATGCAGCCCATTCAAAAAATCCAATTTCATCTAAGATAAGCGAAATCAAAATAACAGCTACAAACGTTAGCGTCGCATTCCATACAATTCCGGTAACTGTAAGAACATCACCCCATGTGACAACACCAACCATCAGGGCTAAAGTTGCACCCCCACATGCGCTCCAACCTATACCTAAACCTTTGGGCTGCCAAATAACCAATACTAATGTCACGATGAAAATCCCAATGGCTAAGTAAATTGATAAATCCAAGCAAACTCCTCCTTAATCGCAGACAATTCGTTTACCATCTGCTTCTAAACAGTCTAATTTTTCTTTTTGATCCGGTAAATAATTTAATATGTTCATAACCAATGGGAAACTCGCACTCTCTTTATTTAACGAATAAAATATCCATTGCCCTTTCCGTTTTTCTTTAACAATACCTGCATCCCTTAGCTTGCGAAGATGCTGACTAATGGAAGGCTGGCTCATTTGAAACACGTCTACAAGTTCACAAACACAACATTCGTTATCTTTTAATAGACCAACCATCGTCAAACGTGTTTTATCACCTAACAGTTTTAACGTTAAAGCCGCCTTTTCAATCGTAATTTCAGGTTGTGACATGATTATTACACCTCCTTTGAACATTTGCTTATTAGCATATAACAATTTACTTATATATAGCAAAAGAAAAAAGACCCCACCTCTTAAATCCTAAGAAAGGGGGGGCGATATTTTCTATAGTTCTAAATAGGAAGGTAGTACGGTGCTTCCCATTAAATAATGATCAACTTTGCGGGCCACTTCTCGCCCTTCGTTTATCGCCCACACGATTAAACTTTGTCCTCTTCGCGCATCGCCGGCTGCGAATACTTTTTCAACGTTTGTTGTGAACTCACCATACTTAGCCTTGACTTTCCGGTTGGCTGTCTTCACACCAACCTGTTCAAGCACCTCTGGCTCAGGCCCTTCAAATCCGATTGCAATAAACACTAGTTGTGCAGGCCAAACTTTTTCTGTACCTGGTATTTCATGAAAGACGTACTTTCCTTCGCTATCGATAACTTTTTCCATTTCGATGGTATGAAGTTCTTTTAAGTCCCCATTCTCATCAGAAATAAACCGTTTCGTCTGAATGGAATAATTGCGTGGATCCTCGCCAAACTGTGCTGTAGCTTCCTTATGTGCGTACTCAATCGTAAATAGGTTCGGGTATTCCGGCCACTCGTTTCTCACTGTTCTAGCCATCGGAAGCTTAGGGTGTTTACCAAATTGAACAACACTATTGCACTTGTGACGAAGTGCCGTTGCAATACAATCGGCACCTGTATCTCCGCCGCCAATAACTATTACATCTTTTCCTTTTGCATCAATAAATTCGTCCTCGGCTAAATCAACACTTAGTACATTTTTTGTGGAAGCTGTCAAATAATCCATTGCAAAATGAACCCCGTTTGCATCCCTTCCGTCAATAACCAGGTCACGCTGTTTTTGTGCACCAGTGCAAAGGATAACTGCATCATGCTGGTTGTTTAATTGCTCCGCTGTGATATCTTTTCCCGCCTCGGTATTTAACACAAAGTCAACGCCTTCTTGCCCTAGTAATCTAATTCTACGTTGCACAACGTCTTTTTCCAGTTTCATATTCGGGATGCCATACATTAATAATCCACCCGCGCGGTCTGCCCGTTCATAAACTGTTACGGTATGACCCGCCTGGTTCAATTGGTCGGCACTTGCAAGCCCGGCTGGGCCGGAACCAATAACGGCAACAGACTTACCCGTTCGTCGCTTCGGAATCCTTGGTGTCATCCAACCATTTGCAAATCCTTTGTCAATAATCGCGCGCTCAATACTTTTAATTGCGACTGATGGATCAGAGATTGCAAGTGTACAAGATCCTTCACATGGCGCCGGACAAACTCTGCCTGTGAACTCTGGAAAATTATTGGTTTTTAGCAACCGTTTCAATGCCTCTTCCCATTGACCCCGGTACGCCAAGTCATTCCACTCAGGAATTAGGTTATAGATTGGACATCCGGTAGTAGCTCCATTAATTTCTTCTCCTATTTGACAAAAAGGGGTTCCACAGTCCATGCATCGCGCCCCTTGTCTGCGTAATACGTCATCAGAGAAAGGAGCATCGTATTCTTTCCAATCATTAACTCGTGTATGCGGATTACGCTCTTTCGCTTCTTCACGTTCGTAATCCATAAATCCAGTAGTTTTTCCCATCGTTAACGCTCTCCTTTCTATAATGATACTACTTGGGGCTTTTCTTCTTGATTAACAGTTGGCTTCGCTTGATTTTTTGATTGAAAGGCTTGCATAGCAGCCTCTTCATCTGTAAAACCTTCTTTTTTATAGGACTCAATCTTTTCAAGCATTACCCGGTAATCTTTCGGGGTAACCTTCACGAACCTCTTCACTTGTTCCTCCCAGTTAGTGAGGACGTACGCGCCTTTTTGACTTTCCGTGTACTGCACATGATGCTGAACCATTTGTTTCACTTGTGCAATCTCATCAAGGTCTATGAGCGGTTCTATTTCGACCAGTTCCTTGTTGCATAATTTGTTAAATGAAGCTAAGTCCTCTGCAAGGACGTAGGCGTTACCACCTGACATTCCAGCTGCGAAGTTTTTACCAACATCGCCTAATATAACGACGCGTCCACCAGTCATATATTCACAACCGTGGTCGCCAATTCCTTCAACCACAACGTTTGCCCCACTATTTCGGACAGCAAATCGTTCACCTGCATATCCATTTATATAAGCCTCGCCGCTGGTAGCACCATATAATGCTACGTTTCCGGCAATGACGTTACTTGATTCATTAAGCTTTGCTTCTTGTGGAGAAGAAACAACCACTTTCCCACCAGATAATCCTTTACCAACATAATCATTCGCGTCACCTGTCAGCCATAGGGACATGCCTCTTGGAACATAGGCAGCAAAGCTCTGTCCGGCAGAACCGGCAAATCGAAGCGTGATCGTATCATCTGGTAAACCAGCTTCCCCGTAACGTTTGGAAATCTCACTGCCCACTATTGCCCCTACGACACGGTTTGTATTTCGAATCGGGAATGATAGATCTACCTGTTCTTTCCGCTCCATGGCTGTCTTTACAGCAGGCAAAATTTTTGATAGGTCGAGTGACTCATCAAGATGATGGTTCTGGTTTGTTTGGCAGGTTCTTGGTCCATCCACCTGGTAAAGTAATGGCGATAAATCCAAGTCCTTCGCTTTCCAGTGTGCTTTTGCCCGATCGCTAACCGTTAATACATCTGTCCGGCCAACCATCTCTTCTACTGTTTTAAAGCCTAATTCAGCCATGATTTCTCTAACTTCTTCTGCAATATAGTGCATAAAGTTAACAACATGATCAGGATCGCCCATGAATTTCTTCCGTAGTTCCGGATTTTGGGTTGCAATACCGACCGGACATGTATCGACGTGACATACCCGCATCATGATACAGCCCAGCACAACAAGTGGTGCTGTCGCAAACCCATATTCTTCTGCGCCAAACAGTGCGGCCATGACCACATCTTTCCCGGTCATCAATTTGCCATCCGTTTCTAATACAACACGATCCCTTAGACCATTTAACATCAAGCTTTGATGTGTTTCGGCTAGACCAAGCTCCCATGGCAACCCCGTATGCTTGATACTAGTTTTTGGTGAAGCACCTGTGCCGCCATCATAACCACTGACAGAAATGACATCTGCCTTCCCTTTTGCGACACCAGAGGCAATCGTTCCAATTCCTGCTTTCGCAACAAGCTTCACACTTACACGTGCATCACGATTGGCGTTTTTCAAATCATGAATCAACTGCGCCATATCCTCAATCGAATAAATATCATGATGTGGCGGTGGTGAGATTAAATCCACGCCCGGGGTGGACCCACGTACGCCAGCCACCCATGGGTATACTTTTTTCCCCGGCAGCTGTCCACCTTCTCCAGGTTTCGCTCCTTGTGCCATCTTGATTTGCAGTTCATCAGCGTTAACTAAATAATGACTTTTCACCCCAAAACGTCCAGATGCAATTTGTTTAATGGCACTCCTAGGTGAATCGCCATTTTCATCCGTCTGGAATCGTTTCGGATCCTCTCCGCCTTCACCACTATTACTTTTACCACCGATGCGGTTCATCGCAATAGCCAGTGACTCATGCGCTTCCTGGCTTAACGATCCAAATGACATTGCTCCGGTTTTAAACCGTTTTACGATGGTATCGACGGATTCGACTTCTTCTATTGGAATGGAATTCGTTTTCTTAAAGGTAAACAAATTCCTTAGAAAGTTAATTCTTTCTTCATTTGCTGCCTCAGAATACTGTTTGAATAAATGATAGTCTCCTCTTCGGCAAGCCCATTGCAGTGTATGAATCGTTTTCGGATTAAACGCGTGATGCTCACCGGTTTTTCTCCATTGAAAATCACTACCTGACTCAAGCGTCTGATCAACATGATCTGCATAGGCATTGTGATGACGATTTCTCGCTTCTTGTGCAATTATATCTATGTCAATTCCGCCGAGCTGGGAGGCAGTTCCCGCAAAATAACGATCGATGACCGATTTGCTGATTCCAATTGCCTCAAATATTTGGGCACCGCGGTAGCTTTGAATCGTGGAAATTCCCATTTTGGACATAACCTTTACAACGCCCTCAGTAATTCCTGAAATATAGGTGCCTACCGCATCCTGATAAGTAAGCGTCAACTTGTTTTCACTAATCGCCTGACTCAATGTTGCATAGGTGAGATATGGATTTATCGCATTTGCGCCATAACCAAGCAAGGCCGCGAAATGATGTACTTCCCTCGCCTCTCCAGTTTCTGCAATGATGCTTACTTTTGTACGTGTACCTGAGCGTACCAGATGTTGATGCAGTGCACTAACGGCAAGCAAGGATGGAATTGCAACTGTCTTCTCATCCATATTTCGGTCTGATAATACAAGAATACTAACCCCTGCCTCAATAGCCTGATCAGCATCCATACAAATCTGCTCAAGAGTACTCTCCAAGTCATCTACGAATAACGTGTCAATTGTCCAACTCTTAAAACCTGGATAACTATCCGATTTTAATAAACGTAGCTGTCTATTTGACAATACAGGCGTGTCAACTTGCAGCCTGTGACAATTAATTTCACTAGGGTGTAATATATCCCCTTCAGGTCCTAGCAGACTCATCGTCGATGTAACAAGCTGTTCACGATATGCATCGATTGGCGGGTTCGTTACCTGCGCAAATAATTGCTTGAAATAAGAAAATAATGATTGGGCATGATCAGATAAAACTGCCAATGGCACATCATTACCCATCGCGCCAATTGGATCCTTCTCATCTGTCACCAATGGAATTAAATATTTTTGAATATCTTCGTACGTATAGCCAAATGCTTTTTGCCTGGTTACGAGATTGTCAAACGGCATTTCATCCAACGCTTCCACCTTATTGCCGAGCTTGACAAGCTGCCCATCCAACCATTCACGATACGGCTTTGCGCCTGACATTTCCGTTTTAATTTCATCGTCAGAAATAATCCGCTCTTCATCTAAATCGAGCAACAGCATTTTCCCCGGACTCAGACGATCCTTATACAAGATATTATCTTCTTCAACATCGATGATCCCAACCTCTGATGAAAAGATCAGATAGTCATCTTTAGTTACACAATATCTCGCGGGACGTAAACCGTTTCGGTCCAAAATTGCTCCAATTTGATTGCCATCCGTAAAGGAAATGGTTGTTGGACCGTCCCATGGCTCCATTAATGCACTATGATACTCATAGAAAGCTTTCTTTTCTTTCGACATATGTGGATTATTTACCCATGGTTCCGGGATCAGCATCATCGCAGCATGTGCAGGTTTTCTGCCAGCCAGAACAAAAAACTCAAGCGCATTATCCAAAATAGATGAATCACTGCCATCTGCATCCAGGATCGGTAACACTTTTTCCAAGTCGTCTCCGAAAGCATCGGATACAAATTGCTCTTCACGTGCCCGCATCCAGTTAACATTTCCTCTTAACGTATTGATTTCACCATTATGCATTAAATAGCGATTCGGATGGGCTCTTTCCCAGCTTGGAAAAGTATTGGTGCTAAAACGGGAATGCACCATTGAAAAGGCTGATACAAAATCTTCATCTTGTAAATCAAGATAGAATGCATCCAATTGTTCCGGTGTTAACAATCCTTTATAAACAATTGTTTGACTGGAAAGACTGGTAAAATAGAAGCGCTCTTCCCGTTTAATCGCTGCTTTTTCCGCTTGTTTTCGGATAATATACAACTTCCGTTCAAATTCGATATCTTCCTTTATAGCAGGAGCTGCACCAATAAATACCTGGCGGATAACTGGACAGCTCTCTTTTGCCTTAATTCCAATTTTTCTGATATTTATAGGTACAGTTCTCCATCCAAGAACTGTCTGCCCTTCCTTTATAATAAATGAATTAATGTCCGCCTCCACTTCTTCCCGATTATCATCATCATTTGAGAAGAAAATCATCCCAACACCATAGTGACCTTTTTCAGGTAAGTTGATTTCCGGACATTCTTTTCTGAAAAAGTGATCTGGAATTTGAACCATTAATCCCGCTCCATCACCCGTATCAGGATCACTTCCATGTCCCCCGCGATGGTCTAACTGACAAAGCATGTGTAATCCCTTTTTTACAATATCATGCGTCGGAACACCATTCATATGTGCATACAACCCGATCCCACATGCATCATGTTCAAATTCAGGACGGTAAAGGCCTTGCGATTTCGGTACGTTATTATAACCCATCATGGATTCCCCCGTTCTTATTCCGTATATGGTGCCTTATAACAATTATAGGTTTTCAAATTAATCTAAACAATATATAATTTAGATTAAAACAATCTATTATTGATATGAATCGAGGGGAATATTGGATGGAACTACGTCAACTGCGCTATTTTATGGAGGTTGCGGAGCGTGAACATGTATCGGAAGCGGCTGTTAATTTGCATGTTGCCCAATCCGCTGTTAGCAGGCAAATCGCTAATTTAGAAGGAGAACTTGGGGTTTCTTTATTTGAACGTGAAGGCAGAAATATTAAATTAACTCAAATCGGCAAGACCTTCTATGCACATACAAAACTTGCGATGAAAGCAATTGACAATGCCAAAAAGCAAATTGATGAATATCTGGATCCGGAACGCGGGACAATCAAAATTGGTTTCCCGACCAGTTTATCCAGTCACCTATTACCAAATGTCATTTCCGCTTTCAAAGATGAATACCCAAATATTGCCTTTCACTTAAGACAGGGATCATACAGCTTTTTAATTGATTCGGTGAAAAGGGACGAAATTGATGTGGCCTTTCTCGGCCCAGTCCCAAAGGATGATCCTGAGATTGAAAGCCATATTTTATTCACAGAAGATATTTTGGCATTATTGCCAATATCACACCCCTTGGCAAATAATAAGATCCTCTACCTTACTGACTTGAGGAACGATGAATTTGTCAGTTTTCCAAAAGGCTTTGTCTTGGAAAAAGTCATTATCGACGCCTGCAAACAGGTCGGTTTTGTTCCAAAAATATCATCAGAAGGCGAGGATTTGGACGCAATCAAAGGACTCGTCTCAGCCGGTATTGGAGTAACTCTCTTACCAGACAGCACCTTTCACGAATCAACACCGCGGATGACCGCTAAAGTCCCCATTAAAATTCCGGAAGTAAGAAGGACGGTAGGTGTTATCAAACATAAGGAAAAAGACTTAGCACCATCTGAAAAGATATTCTATTCCTTTGTAAAACGCTTTTTCGCACGTTTGGAAGGCTTTCAGTAAAACGCTTGAAACTACGGTTAATACCAGCTTGTTCATTGCATGGCAAGATGATGGCTATATGTCGGGTTTATTCAAGTTTTGACCAATACAACTCGTGTTTGGTCGTTATATTCCTATTTTGGCCGTTATATCCTAAATTCGGCCGATATAACACTTCTTGCGAAGTTAAAATATCTCGCAAAAAAGATGCAGAATTCCATAAGGAAAAACTGCATCTTAAAGGTGCTATTTCACTAACAGGGCATTATCACGTTTTCCGGGATGACTTGCCGCCAGCTGATCCCCATTACCAAACAGATTGTCCCGAAGTGAGTTTCCATCATATTCTTTTCGAACCAAACCTCTTTCCTGCAGAATAGGCACAACATACTCAATAAAATCCTTAAACGTACCAGGTGTAATGGCATATGCAATATTGAAACCATCAATTCCCGCTTCATTTACCCACTCTTCCATTGTGTCGGCAATTTGTTCAGGTGAACCGACGGCTGAAGCGCCCATTCCACCAATACCAATAGCGTTGATAATATCCTCTACAGTCGATGGTTTATCCGGGAAAATTTTGGTGAAGTTTTCTAGTGCTGATCGTATCGAATTATTTTCTATATAACTGATCTCCTGATCTTTGGTATACCCCGATAGGTCAACTCCGGTCCATCCGCCAAACAGCGCAAGTGCTCCCTCTGTGCTTATATGTTTCTTGTAGTTGTTATATTTCGCTTTTGCTTCTTCTTCAGTTCTGCCAACAATCGGTACAAACATCGTAAGTATTTTCACTTCATCTCGTAATCTTCCTGCTTTTTCAATATCTTCCCGTAATTTATCGACGGTTTCTTTAGCCGCAGCAACAGTTGGTGCACCAATAAACACACATTCCGCATTCTTAGCCGCAAATGCCCGCCCTTTTGTAGATGCACCTGCCTGATAAAGAACAGGAGTCCGCTGGATTGATGGTTCGCTCAGATGAGCCCCTGGAACTTTAAAATATTTTCCTTCATGGTTGATATCATGTACTTTTTCTGGATCCGTGTAAATTTCATTCCCTTTATCCAGCTTAACAGCATCGTCTTCCCAGCTTTGTTCCCATAGCTTGTAGCAAACATCCAAATATTCGGCGGCTAAATCATAGCGCTCATCATGACCTATCTGATCGTCTAGCCCAATATTGACTGACGCACTTTTTAAATAGGAAGTAACAATGTTCCAGCCAATGCGCCCATTTGTTAAATGGTCAAGTGTGGACATTCTCCTTGCAAATGGGTAGGGATGCTCATGTGCAACGGATGCCGTAACACCAAAACCGAGATGTTTCGTTACTGCAGACATTAGAGGAACAACTGCTAACGGATCATTGACCGGTGACTGTGCCCCTTGTCGTACCGCCGCTTCCCTTGAACCATTATATACATCATATGTCCCTAGAACATCCGCAATAAATACAGCATCGAAACGTCCTTTTTCTAAAAGCTTGGCAAGTTCGATCCAATATTCACTATCCTTATAGCGGTGTGATTCATCTTCCGGGTGCGTCCATAACCCTGGTGATTGATGTCCCGCACAGTTCATATCAAACGCATTCAAATAGATTCGCTCTTTTGCCATCCTCTGATTCCTCCTTAACTATCTATCATTTTGATTTTCAAACTGATGAAACAACTGCACCTTGATTGTTTACTAATTCAATAAAGTAATAGAGCTGCTTATTCGTACGCTCTAAAATACCTTCATCAATAATTGGATTTTCTTTTTGTTTATCAATTTGACTGTCCAGTAAATAGAGCCCTTTCAAATTATGACCTTTCAAGGTTGCTAACACTGGTTTTAGCGAATACTCTATCGCCAGTAAATGCGACATACTTCCACCTGTCATGAGCGGTAGCACCGGTGTGTGCCTTAATACATCCTGTGGCAGGACATCAAGTAATGCTTTTAGAACCCCCGAATATGCTCCTTTATATACTGGCGATCCAACAATCACACCTTTTGCATTCTGAATCAGTGCTGCGATATCCTGAATGGCCGGGCTATCATATTTCCCTAGAAATAAATCTTCATGCGGAACATTTTTAACAGATATGTGGGACACCGAAAAGTTTTCCTGATTCAATAACGTCCCTAAATATTTCAGAACCTGATCAGACCTGGACGATTCTGAAGGGCTCCCCGATATAATAACGATTTCACTCAAAACGATCATCCTCTCATATATTAAAATTCACTTTCAAAGATAAGTATTGGTATATCCCAATTGAAAAAAAGCCCCCTTTTCTTTTAATAGAGAAAAGAGGGCTTTACGTGTAAAAATTTATGATTTCCGCTCTTATCTCCCAAGAATTACTCCCGCTGGAATTAGCACCTTCCTGACAAAGTCAGAGGTTGCTGAAGCTTCACAGGGCCAGTCCCTCAGCTTCTCTTGATAAGAATATTTAATTTATTATATAGTGTATTCTAATTAATCCGATAAATCAAGTACGAATTTGAATTTTTCGTAAAGAAAGAAAAGGAACCAGACCATGGCTCCTTTTCTTTCATTTCTCCTATTCCGTCAACAACGGATAATATCCCTCTTCATTATGTGTTTCTTTGCCAACAAGTGGCGGGTTAAAGACGCAAACCATACGCATTTGCGTCCTGGCCCGCAGCTTGTGTTTATCATTTTCGTCTAAAATATACATGGTTCCAGGTTCCAGTTGAAAGACTTCTCCAGTTTCAACTTTCTCAATTTCCCCTTCTCCTTCAATACAATAAACCGCTTCAATATGATTTTTATACCAATAATAATTTTCTGTACCTGCCTTGATAATGGTATCATTCATACTGAAACCAACATTATCCTTTTTCAACAGGAACCTGCGGCTGCTCCAATTTTCTCCGGACGTTTCATCTTCTGTTCCGATTATATCCTTAAGTGATTTTACGATCATTTGTATTTCCCCTTTCTTTGTATAGGCAGTCTATTTACTAGTGTATTAGTTTATAAGTGACTTAATGCTTTCTTCCAGTATTGCCAGTCCCTCTTCAAGCCCCTCCATCTCAATAATCAATGGTGGAAGAAACTTGATTACTTCATCATTCGGCCCTGACGTTTCAACAATTAAACCACGCTTGAATGCTTCCGCACAAATTTCACCAGCAAGACCAGGCTTGGTAATGGCAATTCCTTGCATGAGTCCTCTGCCGCGGGCTTCACCATTCAACTCTGGGTATTTATTAATAATGGCTTCGATTGCTTCACTCAAAATATGTGCTTTCTTTTGGATAGCTTGACTGAATTCATCCGTTTCCCAGTTGCTCAATGCCTCTGTTGCAGCAATAAATGCCAGATTATTTCCACGGAACGTTCCATTGTGCTCCCCCGGTCCCCACTGATCATACTCTGGCTTAATTAAAGTAATTGCCATTGGCAGCCCGATGCCACCAATCGATTTTGACAGGCAAACAATATCCGGTTTTATTCCAGCCGGTTCGAAGCTAAAGAACGTACCAGTTCTTCCGCACCCAGCCTGAACATCATCAATGATAAGTAAAATATCGAAGCGTTCACAAATACTTTCTACTTTTTTCAGCCATTCCAAACGGGCTGCGTTCATGCCGCCTTCACCTTGAACAGTCTCCAGTATGATGGCTGCTGGTAATGCAACACCGCTGCCGCTATCTTCTAAAAACCTCTCCAAATATGTTATCGAGTCCTGATCCTCCACATATTCGTCGAAAGGCATCGAAACG
This Virgibacillus phasianinus DNA region includes the following protein-coding sequences:
- a CDS encoding LLM class flavin-dependent oxidoreductase, which produces MAKERIYLNAFDMNCAGHQSPGLWTHPEDESHRYKDSEYWIELAKLLEKGRFDAVFIADVLGTYDVYNGSREAAVRQGAQSPVNDPLAVVPLMSAVTKHLGFGVTASVAHEHPYPFARRMSTLDHLTNGRIGWNIVTSYLKSASVNIGLDDQIGHDERYDLAAEYLDVCYKLWEQSWEDDAVKLDKGNEIYTDPEKVHDINHEGKYFKVPGAHLSEPSIQRTPVLYQAGASTKGRAFAAKNAECVFIGAPTVAAAKETVDKLREDIEKAGRLRDEVKILTMFVPIVGRTEEEAKAKYNNYKKHISTEGALALFGGWTGVDLSGYTKDQEISYIENNSIRSALENFTKIFPDKPSTVEDIINAIGIGGMGASAVGSPEQIADTMEEWVNEAGIDGFNIAYAITPGTFKDFIEYVVPILQERGLVRKEYDGNSLRDNLFGNGDQLAASHPGKRDNALLVK
- the ssuE gene encoding NADPH-dependent FMN reductase, with amino-acid sequence MSEIVIISGSPSESSRSDQVLKYLGTLLNQENFSVSHISVKNVPHEDLFLGKYDSPAIQDIAALIQNAKGVIVGSPVYKGAYSGVLKALLDVLPQDVLRHTPVLPLMTGGSMSHLLAIEYSLKPVLATLKGHNLKGLYLLDSQIDKQKENPIIDEGILERTNKQLYYFIELVNNQGAVVSSV
- a CDS encoding ectoine synthase, with the protein product MIVKSLKDIIGTEDETSGENWSSRRFLLKKDNVGFSMNDTIIKAGTENYYWYKNHIEAVYCIEGEGEIEKVETGEVFQLEPGTMYILDENDKHKLRARTQMRMVCVFNPPLVGKETHNEEGYYPLLTE
- the ectB gene encoding diaminobutyrate--2-oxoglutarate transaminase produces the protein MGTAVLGNTKMKTFEELESTVRSYSRGWPTIFEKAKGYKLWDVDGKAYIDFFAGAGALNYGHNNETMQDKLVEYIRNDGLIHSLDMGTTPRKEFLECFNEIILTPRDLDYKIMFPGPTGTNTVESALKIARKVTGRDTVISFTNAFHGMTIGSLSVTGNSFKRSGAGIPLHHTVSMPFDEYVEDQDSITYLERFLEDSGSGVALPAAIILETVQGEGGMNAARLEWLKKVESICERFDILLIIDDVQAGCGRTGTFFSFEPAGIKPDIVCLSKSIGGIGLPMAITLIKPEYDQWGPGEHNGTFRGNNLAFIAATEALSNWETDEFSQAIQKKAHILSEAIEAIINKYPELNGEARGRGLMQGIAITKPGLAGEICAEAFKRGLIVETSGPNDEVIKFLPPLIIEMEGLEEGLAILEESIKSLIN